The Bicyclus anynana chromosome 4, ilBicAnyn1.1, whole genome shotgun sequence genome window below encodes:
- the LOC112042807 gene encoding uncharacterized protein LOC112042807 produces MTNKMAILKTFLVFCLTVICHNGEAAENDNKPTIPEYLLPCSRSDPELNSCIKRSFNHLRPYLARGLTDLDVPPVEPLFIDRLTMENDAGPVRVRATFSNITVIGPSNYTVTKIRSDLRKLRIDMGLVLPRIEVTGRYEVSGQVLLFPVRSQGDFWASFNDVVAIIKIFGKEIERQDVKYMTADRMQVDFKLKSSRFKVRDTVNHGSVIGEAMNQFLNNNAAEIIDEMRPAASAAIAKHFRVFLNAAFERIPIDVWLTP; encoded by the exons ATGACGAATAAAATGGCTATCCTCAAAACGTTCCTCGTCTTCTGCTTGACTGTCATCTGTCATAACGGAGAGGCTGCGGAGAATGATAATAAACCTACAATAC CGGAATACCTGTTACCATGCAGCCGAAGCGATCCTGAACTGAACTCATGCATCAAGCGCTCCTTCAACCACCTGCGCCCGTACCTCGCGAGGGGTCTGACAGACCTGGACGTTCCCCCCGTGGAGCCCTTGTTCATAGACCGCCTGACGATGGAGAACGATGCGGGGCCCGTGCGAGTCAGAGCCACCTTCAGCAACATCACTGTGATTGGACCCAGTAATTATACAGTCACAAAGATCAG ATCAGATCTGAGGAAACTTCGCATCGACATGGGCCTGGTGTTGCCGCGGATAGAGGTGACGGGCCGGTACGAAGTCTCCGGGCAGGTGCTTCTGTTCCCAGTGCGATCACAAGGCGACTTCTGGGCGTCATTCA ACGACGTAGTTGCAATAATAAAGATTTTCGGCAAAGAAATCGAAAGGCAGGACGTGAAGTACATGACGGCTGACCGTATGCAGGTGGACTTTAAGCTAAAAAGTTCTCGCTTCAAGGTCAGGGACACCGTCAATCACGGCAGCGTTATTG GAGAGGCGATGAATCAGTTCTTAAACAACAATGCAGCTGAAATCATTGACGAGATGAGACCGGCTGCTTCAGCGGCCATCGCGAAGCACTTCCGGGTCTTCCTCAATGCTGCTTTCGAGAGAATACCAATCGACGTCTGGCTCACGCCCTAG
- the LOC112058037 gene encoding protein takeout-like, with protein sequence MPQLATGLPEYDIPPCEPLLVPSLAVQKTAGPVSITSSFSDVTVRGPSHMKVKHVDVVSKNHSLVATLHIPELRVKGDYSLKGQLLMLPIEGSGKFSAKYGDIDAIVTIVLGRTPRDNAADALACQSLDVKFHIGTATMELNNLFGGDDDLGNAMNKFLNENWENLVSELQTPMEEALRDFLKPLADHAFGTLDADDILSK encoded by the exons ATGCCACAATTAGCAACAG GCTTACCAGAATACGATATACCGCCGTGCGAACCTCTGCTCGTTCCATCGCTGGCGGTGCAAAAGACAGCTGGGCCTGTATCGATCACATCTTCCTTCAGTGACGTCACCGTGCGAGGCCCATCACATATGAAAGTGAAGCATGTTGA TGTGGTGTCGAAGAATCATTCATTAGTTGCTACACTCCATATACCCGAGTTGAGGGTGAAGGGTGACTACAGTCTAAAGGGACAACTGTTAATGCTACCCATTGAAGGAAGTGGAAAATTCTCTGCTAAAtatg GTGACATCGACGCAATAGTGACAATAGTTCTGGGCCGCACACCTAGGGACAACGCCGCTGATGCTCTGGCCTGCCAAAGTCTAGATGTCAAATTCCACATAGGAACAGCTACGATGGAACTGAACAACCTATTTGGAGGAGATGATGATTTAG GAAATGCTATGAATAAATTCCTAAATGAAAACTGGGAGAATCTCGTATCGGAACTCCAAACACCAATGGAGGAAGCTTTGAGAGATTTCTTGAAACCGTTAGCAGATCATGCATTCGGAACATTGGACGCAGACGATATATTGTCTAAGTAG
- the LOC112042800 gene encoding uncharacterized protein LOC112042800: MNIQLKWTDTIMIAVVRFLLVGICISCVFCRRVAEQNSTISDGDNMEEMAKKPICHYSDPNVSECIKRVAEQARHLLAHGIPSFGIQPLEPLKVPSIRLRQHNMPQNRFKYDAWFTDTILYGLTNYTFNKLDIFPEDIRVTGNISLPRLTMSGEYVVIGEFQMLPVESTGIIHANFTKCSAALDAVGAKVHKRIVIKDANVKLRCRGPLEATLSEAHSTTGEMEMITDHIIQMHANELAKEVQPAVETALSMVLEDIANKFLKHIPTNMVFPN; the protein is encoded by the exons ATGAATATCCAGCTAAAGTGGACAGACACCATAATGATCGCTGTGGTTAGGTTCTTGCTTGTAGGGATTTGTATTAGTTGTGTGTTTTGTAGGCGAGTAGCGGAACAGAATAGTACAATCAGTGATGGAGATAATATGGAAGAAATGG CCAAGAAGCCAATATGCCACTACAGTGACCCCAACGTAAGTGAATGCATCAAACGCGTGGCGGAGCAGGCGAGGCATCTGCTAGCGCATGGTATACCATCCTTCGGCATCCAACCACTCGAGCCCTTGAAAGTCCCGAGCATAAGGCTGAGGCAGCACAATATGCCGCAGAACCGGTTCAAGTATGACGCCTGGTTCACTGACACGATACTGTATGGACTTACGAACTACACATTCAATAAACTCGA CATCTTCCCGGAGGATATCCGAGTGACAGGAAACATAAGTCTACCACGTCTCACCATGTCGGGAGAGTATGTGGTGATCGGGGAGTTTCAGATGCTGCCAGTGGAATCTACTGGTATCATTCACGCTAACTTTA CGAAATGCAGTGCGGCTCTTGACGCTGTGGGCGCTAAAGTCCACAAAAGGATCGTCATAAAGGATGCCAATGTAAAACTGCGCTGCAGAGGACCGCTCGAAGCTACTTTGAGTGAAGCTCATTCCACCACTGGAGAAATGG AGATGATAACTGACCACATAATACAGATGCACGCGAACGAGTTAGCGAAGGAAGTGCAACCAGCTGTAGAGACTGCCTTGTCGATGGTTCTAGAAGACATCGCCAATAAATTCCTCAAACATATTCCAACTAACATGGTCTTCCCTAATTAG